A region of Silurus meridionalis isolate SWU-2019-XX chromosome 17, ASM1480568v1, whole genome shotgun sequence DNA encodes the following proteins:
- the LOC124400044 gene encoding tetraspanin-36-like, whose amino-acid sequence MAFGVKVSKKILFLISLLFWLAGATFTYVGSYFITSYKNFEDFRVDDYGLVPAIIILAVAGVMFLISIIGCCATLKESKIGLGFFLLIILLIFAAEVTALVFGYVYKPSISEGLYDSEYDFFDMYDGYNSQSKAVDYLQTQLQCCGLTDYTDWKNFRWYYDHKTVPESCCRANEPCSGKLEQPHLLNTGGCVDKLQQLLQGVLNFALLVILGFAIIKFLGILSISFIICRKPGNDYQTLYA is encoded by the exons ATGGCCTTCGGGGTCAAAGTATCTAAGAaaattctttttcttattagtttattattttgg TTGGCAGGAGCGACGTTCACGTATGTCGGCTCTTATTTCATAACGAGCTATAAGAATTTTGAAGACTTCAGGGTTGACGATTATGGCCTTGTCCCTGCAATCATCATTCTTGCCGTGGCCGGAGTCATGTTCTTAATCAGCATAATTGGCTGCTGTGCAACTCTGAAGGAGTCTAAAATTGGCCTAGGCTTT TTCCTACTGATCATCTTGCTGATCTTTGCTGCGGAGGTCACTGCCTTAGTGTTTGGCTACGTGTACAAACCATCA ATAAGTGAAGGCTTGTACGATTCAGAGTATGATTTTTTTGATATGTACGATGGCTATAATTCACAATCCAAAGCAGTGGATTACTTGCAGACTCag cTGCAATGTTGTGGGTTAACTGACTACACCGACTGGAAAAATTTTAGATGGTACTATGATCACAAAACTGTGCCTGAATCATGCTGCAGAGCAAACGAACCGTGTAGTGGAAAATTGGAACAGCCACATCTGCTAAATACTGGT ggatGTGTAGATAAATTGCAGCAGTTGCTGCAGGGTGTGCTGAATTTTGCCCTGCTTGTCATCTTGGGATTTGCCATCATAAAG ttCTTAGGCATTTTAAGCATTTCTTTTATCATCTGCCGAAAACCCGGAAATGACTACCAAACACTTTATGCGTAA